From the genome of Carnobacterium viridans:
TTCACTCCGGTGGGTGCTTTTTTATATACCCTACCACCTAAAAGGAAGTGACCCCATGGTAAGAGCAGACAGGCAAGGAGCACACAGGGTTGCGTTTGATAAGAACAGAAAGATAATCATCAAGACTCAATCAACCTGTGGTATCTGTGGCAAGCCAGTAGATATCAATCTTAAACCGCCACATCCTTTGGCTCCAACGATTGATCACATCGTACCAGTGGCTAAAGGCGGTCATCCAAGTGCGATAGATAACTTACAACTAACTCACGCGACTTGCAACAGACAGAAGTCAGACAAACTATTTAATAATAAAGAAAAAAAAGAACCAAAAATAATAGGCAATAGAAATCTGCCACAGAGTTGTGACTGGACTTTATACAAGTCATAGGTAACAACACTAAATTAAACGCAGGATAGCTTAGGCGTGAAGTATGGGGGCGTGGTACCCTATCTTGGAAATGTTTCCGTCATTCAGCTGTTACTGCACATATTTTCTCGTGAGGGTTATGTTTGTAAACGAAAAGGAGTTGAAAACAGTGCTAGGACTTGATTATTTAAGAAAAAAACTCGACCAATATAGGCGAGGTGCTTTATATCGCAATAAGGTTTACGACATGAAAGATGTGGACGCAGAAGTAGGCATCACCATCCCGCCAGAACTTCGCCGACAGTACCGCGCAACGTCTGGTTGGTGTGCAAAGGCAGTTGATAGCATATCTGACAGATTGGTTTTTCGTGAATTTGCGAATGATACGTTCAACATTAACGACATTTTTAAAATGAATAGTTCGGACGTTTTTTTCGATGATGCTATTTTATCCGCCCTCGTAAACTCGTGTAGTTTTGTTTATATCTCACAAGGCGATGAAGAAGTACCGCGTTTGCAAGTTATTCAAGGTTCGGATGCAACTGGCGTATTAGATCCTATCACTCGATTGCTGACAGAAGGATATGCGGTGTTAGCTAGAAATGATCTTGGAAATCCAATTGAAGAATTACACTTCTTGCCAGATAGAACTGACCATTATAAGAATGGAGATTTATTCGTTTCTCTCCCACACAATGCAGGTTATCCGTTATTAGTGCCTATCATTCACAGGTCTGATTCAAACAAACCTTTTGGTCGTTCACGAATTACACCTTCTGCATTGTATTATCAAAAATATGCAAAACGCACCTTAGAACGTTCTGATATCACGGCAGAATTTTATTCATTTCCGCAAAAGTATGTAGTTGGTCTCTCTCAAAATGCTGAACCGATGGACACATGGAAAGCGACTGTTTCTTCAATGCTTCAATTTACAAAAGATGAAGATGGAGATAGTCCTAAAATCGGACAATTTACCGTTCCTTCTATGACGCCATTTACCGAACAACTTCGTACCGCAGCCGCAGGGTTTGCTGGAGAAACAGGGTTAACAGTGGATGACTTAGGGTTCGTTACTGACAATCCATCGTCTGCTGAAGCGATTAAGGCAAGTCATGAAACATTAAGATTGCAAGCAGAAAAAGCGCAAAGGGATTTCGCGTTAGGTTTATTGAATGTGGGTTATCTAGCGGCATGTTTGCGTGATGGTTTTCCTTATAAACGTAATCAATTTTATCTAACAACTGCTAAATGGGAACCAGTATTTAAGCCAGATGCATCAACTATTTCTTCATTAGGTGATGGAGCAATCAAAGTCAATCAAGCAATACCTGGCTATTTTGATAAAGAAAACTTGCGTGACATGACAGGGATAGAAGGTGCTAATAGTGGACAATGATATCGTACCTGAATTGCTAGAAAACATAAAAAAAGATTTCAATAAAAACATGCGTAAAAGCAGCCGGTTAAAAGCTATTTCAGAATTAATCAAAAACGGTAATGCGAGTTATTCAGATGCAAATGAGTATGCGATTGAGATAGGTGAGCTTCTAGCTAAATCTTTCAATCGCTTTTTAACTGTCGATACTTTGCCTGATGGGCGCATGTATTACAACATTGCAGAACGCATCTTAAATGACACATTAAACACAAATCACGCATTGGTTTCTGCAGCAACATCTGAAATTCAAGGCAAATTAAATGTAAA
Proteins encoded in this window:
- a CDS encoding HNH endonuclease, encoding MVRADRQGAHRVAFDKNRKIIIKTQSTCGICGKPVDINLKPPHPLAPTIDHIVPVAKGGHPSAIDNLQLTHATCNRQKSDKLFNNKEKKEPKIIGNRNLPQSCDWTLYKS
- a CDS encoding phage portal protein: MFVNEKELKTVLGLDYLRKKLDQYRRGALYRNKVYDMKDVDAEVGITIPPELRRQYRATSGWCAKAVDSISDRLVFREFANDTFNINDIFKMNSSDVFFDDAILSALVNSCSFVYISQGDEEVPRLQVIQGSDATGVLDPITRLLTEGYAVLARNDLGNPIEELHFLPDRTDHYKNGDLFVSLPHNAGYPLLVPIIHRSDSNKPFGRSRITPSALYYQKYAKRTLERSDITAEFYSFPQKYVVGLSQNAEPMDTWKATVSSMLQFTKDEDGDSPKIGQFTVPSMTPFTEQLRTAAAGFAGETGLTVDDLGFVTDNPSSAEAIKASHETLRLQAEKAQRDFALGLLNVGYLAACLRDGFPYKRNQFYLTTAKWEPVFKPDASTISSLGDGAIKVNQAIPGYFDKENLRDMTGIEGANSGQ